A part of Desulfomicrobium macestii genomic DNA contains:
- a CDS encoding endonuclease III domain-containing protein, with protein sequence MNREAVLLDYYRAMRAELGPSRWWPGDTPFEIALGAILTQNTAWANVEKAMHNLRESGLLEPRALARLTDGELAMLIRPAGAFRVKAARVRNFLNFLHGACDLDMDGLRGETVEGLRPALLEVSGIGPETADSILLYALGLPSFVVDAYTRRILGRHGLIPEDIGYGELRDFFMDVLPPDAALYNEYHALIVRTGKNWCAKKAGKCASCPLAVFLEEFSPLTCVGKSIIPHP encoded by the coding sequence ATGAACCGGGAAGCCGTGCTGCTTGACTACTACCGCGCGATGCGGGCCGAGCTGGGCCCAAGCCGGTGGTGGCCGGGAGACACGCCTTTTGAAATCGCCCTTGGCGCCATCTTGACCCAGAACACGGCCTGGGCCAACGTGGAGAAGGCGATGCACAACCTGCGCGAATCCGGCCTGCTCGAACCCCGGGCGCTTGCACGGTTGACCGACGGGGAGCTGGCGATGCTCATCCGGCCTGCCGGGGCTTTTCGGGTCAAGGCGGCGCGGGTGCGCAATTTCCTGAATTTCCTGCACGGGGCCTGTGATCTGGATATGGATGGATTGCGCGGCGAGACGGTGGAAGGGTTGCGCCCGGCCCTGCTCGAAGTCTCCGGCATTGGCCCGGAAACGGCGGACTCCATCCTGCTCTACGCCCTCGGGCTGCCGTCCTTTGTGGTCGACGCGTACACGCGGCGCATCCTGGGCAGGCACGGGCTGATCCCCGAAGACATCGGGTACGGGGAGCTGCGGGATTTTTTCATGGATGTCCTGCCGCCGGACGCGGCATTGTATAATGAATACCACGCCCTCATCGTGCGCACGGGCAAGAATTGGTGCGCAAAGAAGGCGGGAAAATGCGCGAGCTGCCCCCTGGCGGTGTTTCTGGAAGAGTTCAGCCCCTTGACCTGCGTGGGAAAAAGCATCATCCCTCACCCATGA
- a CDS encoding S41 family peptidase: MRFSHFLGTMILLVGLCGTASSSQARDTDHYQALKQFSQVLDLIEKNYVQEVDRTDLIHGAIEGMLNSIDPHSTYIDLDKFKMMQEEFQGEFGGIGIQIGVRDKRLTVIAPIEDTPADKAGLKAGDIILEINGVSALDISLEDAVSKIRGPKGEAVELTILHKESQAPEKVTIVRGTIPLVSVKFKELEPGYVHLRLTDFKANTTDDMHDKLREYSAKQELKGIVLDLRNNPGGLLNQAISVTDTFLRDGLIVYTQGRDPKSRKDEMASRQSTDVTCPVVVLINSGSASASEIVAGALQDRKRAILIGERTFGKGSVQTIMPLSDGSAVKLTIALYYTPNGRSIQAEGIDPDVELPFTLAAEDAVEPRDFREANLSKHLDNPNGDTVLDPEALEAKEALAKDNQLRIGLSMVKSLPRFMQLTN, encoded by the coding sequence ATGCGTTTCAGCCATTTTCTTGGCACGATGATTCTTCTGGTCGGCCTTTGCGGCACGGCCTCGTCCAGTCAGGCCCGTGATACTGATCATTATCAGGCCTTGAAGCAGTTCAGCCAGGTTCTGGATCTGATCGAAAAGAATTATGTACAGGAGGTCGACCGTACGGATCTGATCCACGGGGCCATAGAGGGGATGCTCAATTCCATTGATCCGCATTCCACATATATCGATCTCGACAAGTTCAAGATGATGCAGGAAGAATTTCAGGGTGAATTCGGTGGAATCGGCATCCAGATCGGAGTCCGGGACAAGCGTCTGACCGTAATTGCCCCTATTGAAGACACCCCCGCCGACAAGGCCGGTCTTAAGGCCGGTGACATCATCCTTGAGATCAACGGCGTTTCGGCGCTGGACATTTCCCTTGAGGACGCGGTGTCCAAGATTCGCGGCCCCAAGGGAGAGGCCGTGGAGCTGACCATCCTGCACAAGGAGTCCCAGGCTCCGGAAAAGGTGACCATCGTGCGCGGCACGATTCCGCTGGTCAGTGTCAAGTTCAAGGAACTCGAGCCCGGCTATGTGCATCTGCGTCTGACCGATTTCAAGGCCAACACCACCGACGACATGCACGACAAATTGCGCGAGTACTCGGCCAAGCAGGAGCTCAAGGGCATTGTCCTTGATCTGCGCAACAACCCCGGAGGCCTTCTCAATCAGGCCATCTCCGTGACCGACACTTTTCTGCGTGACGGGCTCATCGTCTACACCCAGGGACGCGATCCCAAAAGCAGAAAGGACGAGATGGCGTCCCGTCAATCGACGGACGTGACCTGTCCAGTGGTGGTGCTCATCAATTCCGGTTCGGCCTCGGCCTCGGAGATCGTGGCCGGAGCCCTGCAGGACCGCAAGCGGGCCATCCTGATCGGCGAGCGCACCTTCGGCAAGGGTTCGGTGCAGACCATCATGCCCCTGTCCGACGGTTCGGCGGTCAAGCTGACCATCGCGCTCTACTACACGCCAAACGGGCGCTCCATCCAGGCCGAGGGCATCGACCCCGACGTGGAGCTCCCCTTCACGCTCGCGGCCGAGGATGCCGTCGAGCCACGTGATTTCAGGGAAGCGAACCTGTCCAAGCATCTGGACAATCCCAATGGGGATACGGTGCTGGACCCGGAAGCGCTTGAAGCCAAGGAAGCATTGGCCAAGGACAACCAGCTGCGCATAGGTCTGAGTATGGTCAAGTCCCTGCCGCGCTTCATGCAGCTCACCAACTGA
- a CDS encoding aspartate aminotransferase family protein, whose protein sequence is MNSEDIKQGEASALCRTYARYPLAVSRAEGTRLYTPEGRVYTDLLAGIAVCNLGHSHPELVEVICAQAGKLIHVSNLFYQEEQVALAKRLLGTSHLERVFFCNSGAEANEGAIKLARRYMREGRGEERYEIITLGGSFHGRTLATLTATGQDKIKTGFGPLPEGFITVPFADLAAMEAVMNERTAAVLIEMIQGEGGVKPLPDDYVRGLAALCAAKGVLLIVDEIQTGVGRTGRFWAHQHAGLKPDIVTVAKGLAGGLPMGAVMCTEEVSKGFPPGSHGTTFGGNALISAVASKVIEIIERDDLCGRAARMGDWLRGRLEGIRSRFPEKIAEVRVHGLMVGIELTHPGAEVWKELLGQGFVLNLTQDTVLRLLPPLVITEEELEAFCLALESILAKG, encoded by the coding sequence ATGAACAGCGAAGATATAAAACAAGGCGAAGCCTCGGCCCTGTGCCGGACCTATGCACGTTATCCCCTGGCCGTGAGCCGGGCCGAGGGGACCAGACTCTACACCCCCGAGGGGCGCGTCTACACCGACCTTCTGGCAGGCATCGCCGTCTGCAACCTGGGGCATTCCCATCCCGAGCTGGTCGAGGTCATCTGCGCGCAGGCAGGCAAGCTCATTCACGTTTCCAATCTTTTCTATCAGGAAGAGCAGGTCGCCCTGGCCAAAAGGCTGCTCGGCACCTCGCACCTGGAAAGGGTCTTTTTCTGCAACTCCGGCGCCGAGGCCAACGAAGGGGCCATCAAGCTGGCCCGGCGCTACATGCGCGAGGGCCGGGGCGAGGAACGCTACGAGATCATCACCCTGGGCGGGTCCTTCCATGGCCGGACCCTGGCCACTCTTACGGCCACGGGCCAGGACAAGATCAAGACCGGTTTCGGGCCGCTGCCCGAGGGTTTCATCACCGTGCCCTTTGCGGATCTGGCGGCCATGGAGGCGGTCATGAACGAGCGCACAGCCGCGGTGCTGATCGAGATGATCCAGGGCGAGGGCGGGGTCAAACCCCTGCCCGATGATTACGTCCGTGGACTGGCCGCTCTTTGCGCCGCCAAGGGCGTGCTGCTGATCGTCGATGAAATCCAGACCGGCGTGGGCCGGACCGGAAGATTCTGGGCGCACCAGCACGCGGGCCTCAAGCCGGATATCGTCACCGTGGCCAAGGGCCTGGCCGGGGGCCTGCCCATGGGCGCGGTCATGTGCACCGAAGAGGTCTCCAAGGGTTTTCCTCCGGGCAGCCACGGCACGACCTTCGGCGGCAACGCGCTCATCTCCGCCGTGGCGTCCAAGGTCATCGAGATCATCGAACGCGACGATCTCTGCGGTCGGGCCGCGCGCATGGGCGACTGGCTGCGCGGGCGGCTGGAAGGGATCAGGAGCAGGTTCCCGGAGAAGATCGCCGAGGTGCGGGTGCATGGCCTGATGGTCGGCATCGAATTGACCCATCCCGGGGCCGAGGTCTGGAAGGAACTGCTCGGGCAGGGCTTTGTCCTGAACCTGACCCAGGACACGGTACTGCGTCTGCTGCCGCCGCTGGTCATAACCGAGGAAGAGCTTGAGGCGTTCTGCCTGGCTCTGGAATCCATCCTGGCCAAGGGTTAG
- a CDS encoding murein hydrolase activator EnvC family protein — protein sequence MNRPSSRLKPRFFAIILMLLGGLVFTATLGLASLEEEMAAKNKQLAERKKVIQSLTEKERSLHKDLAKLEGSVKQAAASLQKLEDELAVLKKEQAEGASRLDALLKEREKTTGRLQELMRTLWPIYLTAKEEGFASAERWAEANRREAWLTALYGEAQSLREDIERQSQIVADQQSVLDQNADQAEAQLNKIKASRAELEKKRTQYERQIAEVRVKKKESEKEIQNLMGSIAGIRHKISLQSSKKISKLQGKLSWPAKGKRVVSFAPDGNPPSNGIGLALSAGTPVRSVSWGKVVHNDQLRGFGQVVIVFHGEDYYSLYAFLSDAPIPVGREVERGQQIGVCGFYPAAKGEGLYFELRYRQKVINPLKWLQSG from the coding sequence ATGAATCGTCCGTCATCCCGCCTCAAGCCGCGCTTTTTCGCGATCATCCTGATGCTCCTGGGCGGTCTTGTGTTTACGGCCACGCTCGGCCTTGCCTCTCTGGAAGAAGAGATGGCCGCCAAGAACAAGCAGTTGGCCGAGCGTAAAAAAGTCATCCAGAGCCTGACCGAAAAAGAGCGCAGCCTGCACAAGGATCTGGCCAAACTCGAAGGTTCGGTCAAGCAGGCCGCGGCATCCCTCCAGAAGCTCGAAGACGAACTGGCCGTTCTCAAAAAAGAGCAGGCCGAAGGCGCCAGTCGCCTTGATGCGCTGCTGAAGGAGCGGGAAAAGACCACCGGCCGTCTGCAGGAGTTGATGCGAACACTGTGGCCCATCTACCTGACCGCCAAGGAAGAAGGTTTTGCCTCTGCGGAGCGGTGGGCAGAGGCTAACCGCCGGGAGGCCTGGCTGACGGCCCTGTATGGCGAGGCCCAATCCTTGCGGGAAGATATCGAGCGGCAGAGCCAGATCGTGGCCGACCAGCAGTCGGTTCTTGATCAGAATGCGGACCAGGCCGAGGCCCAGCTGAACAAGATCAAGGCGTCCAGGGCAGAGCTGGAAAAAAAGAGGACGCAGTACGAACGCCAGATTGCCGAGGTGCGGGTCAAGAAGAAGGAGAGCGAAAAGGAAATCCAGAATCTGATGGGTTCCATCGCCGGCATCCGCCACAAGATCAGCCTGCAATCCTCCAAGAAGATTTCAAAGCTGCAGGGCAAGCTGAGTTGGCCGGCCAAAGGCAAGCGGGTGGTGTCCTTCGCGCCGGACGGAAATCCGCCCAGCAACGGGATTGGCCTCGCCCTGTCTGCCGGCACTCCGGTGCGCAGCGTCTCCTGGGGCAAGGTCGTGCACAACGACCAGTTGCGCGGGTTCGGACAGGTTGTGATTGTTTTTCACGGCGAGGATTATTATTCGCTGTATGCCTTTTTGTCCGATGCCCCCATTCCGGTGGGCCGGGAAGTGGAGCGCGGACAGCAGATCGGCGTGTGCGGATTCTACCCGGCGGCCAAGGGCGAAGGCCTCTATTTCGAATTGCGTTACAGGCAAAAAGTCATTAATCCTTTAAAATGGTTACAGTCGGGGTGA
- a CDS encoding diguanylate cyclase, translating to MEPLTPSSCINVLLGISRGLSHRTSIQKTLEEICVHVESFFSPRHLAFLLVDPDTGDLTFNHVVGEKTDLVSGKKLRKGTGLAGWVAETGDALLIEDTARDPRFTTQFLTAKTKGCSTVMAVPLKSGDMVYGVLELIDTRHGEPFTKRNLADFAAIAEVTSVALERAYYFQAMRRMAETDQLTGLPNKRTFDRYMEREIEVCKRYGTPSSVLMVTIENLRRLNEEYGPSSVDKIIQTLAVVLGEEVRKVDVPCRIASNKFAVIMPNTARPAALDVSQRINTKIAQQSATRQMPYFSVLLDVVSGVQEDVAPLIGICDTSRATTRGFRKFRNVAANLVLLLNEEKQAMERRQYYRKNVQLAGQFENPETGETGDFLLENVSLNGVGFTTLLSHRLVRGALIKVRFRLDDSRNTEVTRVTRVKYMNDRYVGCQFADQKSYDSDLGFYLMR from the coding sequence ATGGAGCCGCTTACCCCTTCTTCGTGCATAAATGTCCTTCTCGGGATTTCCCGGGGACTTTCGCATCGTACCAGCATTCAAAAAACACTTGAAGAAATTTGTGTCCACGTGGAGAGCTTTTTTTCTCCCAGGCACCTGGCGTTTTTGCTTGTGGATCCGGACACCGGGGACCTGACTTTCAATCATGTTGTGGGGGAAAAGACCGATTTGGTCAGCGGAAAGAAATTGCGGAAGGGCACGGGCCTGGCCGGATGGGTCGCAGAGACCGGAGATGCCCTGCTGATTGAGGACACTGCGCGGGACCCGCGCTTCACTACACAATTCCTGACGGCCAAGACCAAGGGCTGTTCAACGGTGATGGCCGTGCCGCTCAAGAGTGGCGATATGGTTTACGGTGTCCTGGAACTCATCGACACCCGTCATGGAGAGCCCTTTACCAAGAGGAATCTGGCGGACTTCGCGGCCATTGCCGAGGTTACCTCCGTGGCTCTTGAGCGGGCATACTATTTTCAGGCCATGAGGCGCATGGCCGAAACGGACCAGCTGACCGGCCTGCCGAACAAGCGGACCTTTGACCGTTACATGGAGCGCGAGATCGAGGTCTGCAAGCGCTATGGAACCCCTTCGAGCGTGTTGATGGTCACGATCGAGAATTTGCGCAGGCTCAACGAGGAATATGGTCCTTCGAGCGTGGACAAGATCATTCAAACGCTCGCCGTGGTCCTGGGCGAGGAGGTGCGAAAGGTCGACGTGCCGTGCCGCATCGCCTCCAACAAGTTCGCGGTGATCATGCCCAATACGGCCAGACCCGCCGCTCTGGATGTCAGCCAGCGCATCAACACCAAGATCGCCCAGCAAAGCGCCACCAGGCAGATGCCCTATTTTTCGGTGCTTCTTGATGTCGTGTCCGGAGTTCAGGAAGATGTCGCCCCGCTGATCGGGATTTGCGATACGAGCAGGGCCACGACCCGGGGCTTTCGCAAATTCCGCAATGTGGCCGCAAATCTTGTGCTGCTCCTCAACGAGGAAAAGCAGGCCATGGAGCGCAGGCAGTATTACCGCAAGAATGTGCAGCTTGCCGGGCAGTTCGAAAATCCCGAAACGGGCGAGACTGGTGATTTTCTGCTGGAAAATGTCTCCCTGAACGGCGTCGGCTTCACGACCTTGCTTTCCCATCGCCTGGTCCGGGGGGCCCTGATCAAGGTCCGTTTCCGTCTGGATGATTCACGCAATACGGAAGTCACCCGGGTGACTCGGGTCAAATACATGAACGATAGGTATGTCGGATGCCAGTTCGCGGACCAGAAAAGCTACGACAGCGACCTTGGTTTTTATTTGATGCGCTGA
- a CDS encoding divergent polysaccharide deacetylase family protein: MPPKKRKKKKPAAKASGFSLFKSLLWICVVLLTGLTLFVAMHLPLRNAPSKSGKVQPPVAHKSFEEPAPQSRKEARPSQVSARDASVRKNQPLAYEAQIDDFDAKVRSVDLAILMGLAAQGESESLMRHRTVEVRRHGGQEFYYQNLTINLGHEVFPFLAELKKNLDQLGPDFGLKTVDSNPRDLEISILGEPTHHIFLPLSLVPEPEPEVPTVRAPRLVIIIDDLGESMAVAKRLADLPFAVSFSVLPHNTKARQVSDLARQKNLELLLHLPCEPEGYPKSANSGPGTLRVNMNPAVLEQTLADNLARLPEVDGVNNHMGSRLTQDKKAMTVVLAHLQGRGKFFVDSLTTPKSCVRDVSKTLGLRYYRRHIFLDNTAKEHAILLQLKKAESLAKRTGLAVAIGHPYPATLSALESWARTRDMSVVICKIQDI; the protein is encoded by the coding sequence ATGCCCCCAAAAAAACGAAAAAAGAAGAAGCCAGCGGCCAAGGCGTCCGGCTTTTCGCTGTTCAAATCACTGCTCTGGATTTGCGTCGTCCTCCTGACCGGTCTGACCCTTTTCGTGGCCATGCATCTGCCGCTCAGAAACGCTCCGAGCAAGTCCGGGAAAGTTCAGCCGCCGGTCGCACACAAGTCGTTTGAAGAGCCTGCCCCGCAAAGCCGCAAGGAAGCCCGGCCCAGCCAGGTTTCCGCCAGGGACGCTTCGGTTCGAAAGAACCAGCCGCTGGCATACGAGGCCCAGATCGACGATTTTGACGCCAAGGTCCGCAGTGTCGATCTGGCCATACTGATGGGCCTTGCCGCCCAGGGCGAATCCGAGAGCCTCATGCGCCACAGGACCGTGGAGGTACGGCGTCATGGCGGTCAGGAGTTCTATTATCAGAACCTGACCATCAATCTGGGGCACGAAGTTTTTCCCTTTCTGGCCGAACTCAAGAAGAACCTGGATCAACTCGGGCCGGATTTTGGCCTGAAGACCGTGGACAGCAACCCTCGCGATCTTGAGATTTCCATCCTTGGCGAGCCGACTCATCACATCTTTCTGCCCCTGTCCCTGGTTCCCGAGCCGGAGCCCGAGGTTCCGACCGTGAGGGCCCCACGGCTCGTCATCATCATCGACGATCTGGGCGAGAGCATGGCCGTGGCCAAGCGGCTGGCCGATCTGCCTTTCGCGGTCAGCTTTTCGGTGCTGCCGCACAACACCAAGGCTCGTCAGGTGTCCGACCTGGCCAGGCAGAAAAATCTTGAGCTGCTGTTGCATCTTCCCTGCGAGCCGGAGGGCTATCCCAAGTCGGCCAATTCCGGTCCCGGGACCTTGCGCGTGAACATGAACCCGGCCGTTCTGGAACAGACTCTGGCCGACAATCTGGCGCGCCTGCCGGAAGTGGACGGAGTCAACAATCACATGGGTTCGCGTCTGACCCAGGACAAAAAGGCCATGACCGTAGTGCTTGCCCATCTGCAAGGACGGGGGAAATTTTTCGTGGACAGCCTGACCACGCCCAAGAGTTGCGTGCGCGACGTGAGCAAAACCCTGGGTCTGCGCTACTACAGAAGGCATATCTTTCTCGACAATACGGCAAAGGAGCATGCAATCCTGCTGCAGCTCAAAAAAGCCGAGAGCCTGGCCAAGCGTACCGGGCTTGCCGTGGCCATCGGGCATCCCTACCCGGCGACGTTGTCAGCGCTTGAGTCGTGGGCCAGGACCCGCGACATGAGCGTGGTTATCTGCAAAATACAAGATATTTGA
- a CDS encoding IscA/HesB family protein, which translates to MFTLQPAAKAQLDEHFGGKDKEPIRIYLASGCGGPRLGLALDEQKDNDQIFDVDGYSFLVEGALFEQAKPMTVLFDQNVGFTVESSMVFPEGEGGCSSCGCGGSCG; encoded by the coding sequence ATGTTTACTCTCCAACCGGCGGCAAAGGCGCAGCTGGACGAGCATTTTGGCGGCAAGGACAAGGAACCCATTCGAATATACCTGGCTTCCGGCTGCGGCGGACCCCGTCTCGGGTTGGCCCTGGACGAGCAGAAAGACAATGATCAGATCTTCGACGTGGACGGATATTCCTTTCTGGTCGAGGGGGCCCTGTTCGAGCAGGCCAAACCCATGACCGTTCTCTTTGATCAGAACGTGGGCTTTACCGTGGAATCGAGCATGGTCTTCCCCGAGGGCGAAGGCGGGTGCTCCTCCTGCGGATGCGGCGGAAGCTGCGGCTGA
- the prmA gene encoding 50S ribosomal protein L11 methyltransferase, protein MSNKLARLALAFAPENEDLVTGLLFLHTPWGWEDGGIKDGLRHLTVHFDRPEQSAETEAALQAACPEVRLERSSVDNADWTSAWKKYFTPIPIGSRFVVLPAWLKDEPCTAQPILIEPKMAFGTGHHQTTALCLEALDRLATEGVLAAGQSFLDLGTGSGILGIAAVKLGLVGQGLDIDPVAIDNARENAVLNAVGGAFTAATGSVTDIPSEQRFDCILANILANPLIDMAEDISARLARPGVLILSGILREQADRVVQAYIGQGLAAPEISYSGEWTLLVFRT, encoded by the coding sequence ATGTCAAACAAACTCGCCCGCCTTGCCCTCGCCTTTGCCCCGGAAAACGAGGATCTTGTCACCGGCCTGCTGTTTCTGCACACCCCGTGGGGTTGGGAGGACGGCGGCATAAAGGACGGCCTGCGCCACCTGACCGTGCACTTCGACCGCCCTGAGCAGTCCGCCGAGACCGAGGCCGCGCTTCAGGCCGCGTGCCCCGAGGTGCGGCTCGAAAGGTCCAGCGTGGACAACGCGGATTGGACCAGCGCCTGGAAAAAATATTTCACGCCCATCCCCATCGGGTCGCGGTTCGTGGTCCTGCCGGCCTGGCTCAAGGACGAGCCCTGCACGGCCCAGCCCATCCTGATCGAGCCCAAGATGGCCTTCGGGACGGGGCATCACCAGACCACGGCCCTGTGTCTTGAGGCATTGGATCGCCTGGCGACGGAGGGCGTGCTGGCGGCGGGGCAGTCTTTCCTCGACCTGGGCACGGGTTCGGGTATTCTGGGCATCGCCGCCGTCAAGCTCGGACTCGTCGGCCAGGGGCTGGACATCGACCCCGTGGCCATCGACAACGCCCGCGAAAACGCGGTCCTGAACGCGGTGGGGGGCGCTTTCACAGCCGCCACCGGGAGCGTCACGGACATCCCCTCGGAGCAGCGCTTTGATTGCATCCTGGCCAACATCCTGGCCAATCCGCTCATCGACATGGCCGAGGACATAAGTGCCCGTCTGGCCCGGCCGGGAGTGCTCATCCTGTCCGGCATCCTGCGCGAGCAGGCGGACCGCGTCGTGCAGGCCTACATCGGGCAGGGTCTTGCGGCCCCCGAGATCTCCTACTCCGGGGAATGGACCTTGCTCGTTTTTCGGACATGA
- the dut gene encoding dUTP diphosphatase, translating to MNPCSGIVTMPVKVRFLSETCPPEKFNYATSGSAGIDLRACMAEAEVLIPPGGRHRFPTGIAVECTMPGVAGFVYSRSGLGTKDGLVVSQGVGVIDPDYRGEILVSLLNTSDQTRTVTRGQRIAQLVFQPVVRAEIIAQDTLSDTARGAGGFGHTGTI from the coding sequence ATGAATCCCTGTTCCGGAATTGTCACCATGCCGGTCAAGGTCCGTTTTTTATCGGAAACGTGCCCGCCGGAGAAGTTCAACTATGCCACTTCGGGATCGGCCGGTATTGATCTGCGGGCTTGTATGGCGGAAGCGGAGGTCTTGATCCCCCCCGGAGGAAGGCACCGCTTTCCAACGGGCATCGCCGTGGAATGCACGATGCCGGGAGTGGCCGGTTTTGTCTATTCCCGAAGCGGCCTGGGAACCAAGGATGGACTGGTCGTCAGTCAGGGGGTTGGGGTCATCGATCCGGACTATCGCGGCGAGATCCTGGTCAGCCTCCTGAACACTTCGGACCAGACCCGCACCGTGACCCGGGGACAGCGCATCGCCCAGCTCGTTTTTCAGCCTGTCGTGCGCGCAGAGATCATTGCGCAGGACACTCTTTCGGACACCGCGCGCGGCGCCGGAGGATTCGGGCACACCGGCACGATCTGA